In the Terriglobia bacterium genome, one interval contains:
- a CDS encoding recombinase family protein, with protein MTAFSAIRFYLGFFTWDGEQHKGTHPAIISPALFQRVQDVLDGHNKPKYQKHDFAFGGLLTCAYDDCMVTAEFKKQKYTYYRCTGYKGKCDLPRMTEAELGKRLGDVLKNIHIPDDALAQIEKRMNEGHTSSESVKKQQRQKLEQRLSAVRQRIDQSYMDKLDGKIPEDFWQRKNAEWQQEEQQILFAMQGLEQSSPDTLFTAKRTLELAHQAYFLYLTQNPSEQGKLLKKVLLNCRVDGASLYPTYRKPFDIIFQRAKNQEWSARADLNCAGPSQGFYLRVSAALRRDGLGVLAVGS; from the coding sequence ATGACGGCATTCTCCGCAATCCGTTTTTATCTTGGTTTCTTCACTTGGGACGGTGAACAGCACAAGGGCACCCATCCCGCCATCATTAGCCCCGCATTGTTCCAGCGCGTTCAGGACGTTTTAGACGGCCACAACAAGCCCAAGTACCAGAAGCATGACTTCGCCTTTGGTGGACTGCTTACCTGCGCTTATGACGATTGCATGGTGACCGCTGAATTCAAGAAGCAGAAATACACCTATTACCGTTGCACCGGATACAAGGGCAAATGCGATCTGCCCCGCATGACTGAGGCCGAGCTAGGCAAGCGCTTAGGCGACGTGCTCAAGAACATCCATATTCCCGATGACGCATTGGCGCAGATTGAAAAGCGCATGAATGAAGGCCACACCAGCAGCGAGAGCGTGAAAAAACAACAGCGCCAGAAGCTAGAGCAGCGCCTTTCCGCAGTGCGCCAGCGCATTGACCAATCCTATATGGACAAACTAGACGGAAAAATCCCCGAGGACTTCTGGCAGCGCAAAAATGCCGAGTGGCAGCAGGAAGAACAGCAGATTCTTTTCGCTATGCAGGGCTTGGAACAGTCGAGTCCTGATACTCTTTTTACTGCAAAAAGGACTTTAGAACTCGCACATCAGGCTTATTTTCTATATCTTACGCAGAATCCGTCAGAACAGGGCAAATTACTCAAAAAGGTACTTTTGAACTGCCGTGTAGATGGCGCAAGTCTTTATCCTACATATAGAAAGCCCTTCGATATCATCTTTCAAAGAGCCAAAAATCAAGAATGGTCGGCACGGGCAGATTTGAACTGCGCAGGACCCTCGCAAGGCTTTTATTTGCGCGTCTCAGCTGCGCTTCGCCGCGATGGCCTTGGGGTGCTCGCGGTCGGCAGCTGA
- a CDS encoding oxidative damage protection protein, with protein sequence MPRMVKCAKLGRELPGLDEPPFDTELGQKIYENVSAEAWKMWAEHSKMLLNEYRLQPWKPEAQQFLVEQMQQYFFGAGAQLPKEFVPPPK encoded by the coding sequence ATGCCTCGTATGGTCAAATGCGCAAAGCTGGGACGCGAACTCCCCGGCCTGGATGAGCCCCCTTTCGATACCGAACTGGGACAGAAAATTTATGAAAATGTGAGCGCCGAAGCCTGGAAGATGTGGGCCGAGCACTCCAAGATGCTGCTCAATGAATATCGCCTGCAGCCCTGGAAGCCCGAAGCACAGCAATTCCTCGTCGAGCAGATGCAGCAGTATTTCTTCGGCGCGGGAGCGCAACTGCCCAAAGAGTTTGTTCCGCCACCCAAATAA
- a CDS encoding energy transducer TonB gives MKSVGMAAVALLCLLAGCGGRTSSWSPNSVRLPITLRVSQGVMDQSRIHYVKPVYSEAPQKLGDVTLLFWVDKSGAVGNVRAIDGDPMLARTAVEAVKQWKYHPYLLNGEPVDVETTAVVRFGK, from the coding sequence ATGAAGAGCGTCGGCATGGCCGCCGTGGCCCTGCTTTGCCTTTTGGCAGGGTGTGGAGGCAGAACTTCCTCGTGGTCGCCGAACTCCGTCCGGCTGCCAATAACGTTGCGCGTAAGCCAGGGAGTGATGGATCAATCGCGCATTCATTATGTGAAGCCCGTGTATTCGGAAGCCCCGCAGAAGCTAGGCGATGTGACGTTGTTGTTTTGGGTCGACAAGAGCGGAGCCGTGGGAAATGTGAGAGCAATAGACGGAGATCCAATGCTGGCACGGACTGCGGTGGAAGCGGTGAAGCAGTGGAAATATCACCCTTATCTCTTAAACGGCGAACCAGTCGATGTCGAGACAACGGCGGTTGTACGTTTTGGGAAGTGA
- a CDS encoding S1 RNA-binding domain-containing protein: MAANAYTHFTSPIRRYPDLIIHRILKWVLRNENETTSNKDRGSQPPSAAQESLKGSVAQALLPVHGESHETHKGRKARGHESDHQITRSPDHPIKSASHSPGESGIPLRFRAQQSHEAHSPWSKRAEKGSSARRRLSSIPLAGPISEPELHEIAESSSTSERAAAEAERELLEWKKLKFMEQRVGEDFDGLIVSVTKFGFFVELTELFIEGLVPLNSLTDDNYGYHENTRQIIGARSKKTYSIGDKVRVIVDRIDHMQKKVQFAVLEDKPKRSEKRHKKRG, translated from the coding sequence CTGGCCGCAAATGCTTATACGCACTTTACCTCACCCATCCGCCGCTATCCTGATCTGATCATCCATCGCATTCTGAAATGGGTGCTGCGGAATGAGAATGAAACAACATCAAATAAGGATCGTGGATCGCAGCCGCCCTCGGCTGCGCAGGAAAGTCTCAAGGGTTCTGTGGCACAGGCACTCTTGCCTGTGCATGGTGAATCCCACGAGACACACAAGGGAAGAAAAGCTCGTGGGCACGAGTCCGATCACCAGATCACCCGATCACCCGATCACCCGATAAAATCGGCCAGTCACTCCCCAGGAGAAAGCGGCATTCCCCTCCGCTTCCGCGCCCAGCAATCTCATGAGGCTCATTCTCCCTGGTCCAAGCGCGCAGAAAAAGGCTCCTCGGCCCGCCGACGCCTCTCCTCCATTCCGCTTGCCGGCCCTATCTCAGAGCCTGAACTGCATGAAATTGCCGAAAGCTCCAGCACATCTGAACGCGCCGCCGCTGAAGCTGAGCGCGAACTGCTGGAATGGAAGAAGCTCAAGTTCATGGAGCAGCGTGTGGGAGAAGACTTTGACGGCCTGATCGTCAGCGTCACCAAATTCGGCTTCTTCGTGGAGCTGACGGAGCTGTTCATTGAAGGCCTGGTACCGCTGAACTCGCTCACCGATGACAACTACGGCTACCACGAAAACACCCGGCAGATCATCGGCGCCCGCAGCAAGAAAACCTACTCCATCGGCGACAAAGTTCGCGTCATCGTTGACCGCATTGATCACATGCAGAAGAAAGTCCAGTTTGCGGTGTTGGAAGACAAGCCAAAACGCAGCGAAAAGCGTCACAAGAAACGAGGATGA
- a CDS encoding polymer-forming cytoskeletal protein: MWKPAGTTATPTNPNQKPAAEPEKPVMSNTPTLPSEPTPVAAPRNAVLNNTEQATIGKSLVIKGEVTGSESLYIDGRVEGSVNLPGNRVTVGRNGQVQANINAKEVVVLGKVKGNVTASDRVDIRNEGSLGGDVVCQRISIEDGAWFKGSIDIRKPGAKELGGKEATSITDSPRMTTATA, encoded by the coding sequence ATGTGGAAGCCTGCTGGCACGACCGCAACACCGACGAATCCGAACCAAAAACCCGCAGCGGAACCGGAGAAACCAGTTATGAGCAATACCCCCACCCTGCCTAGCGAGCCGACGCCGGTCGCCGCGCCTCGCAATGCCGTACTCAACAACACGGAGCAAGCCACCATCGGGAAATCGCTCGTCATCAAGGGCGAAGTGACCGGCTCTGAATCGCTATATATCGACGGCCGCGTGGAAGGCTCCGTCAACCTGCCCGGCAACCGAGTAACGGTCGGCCGCAACGGCCAGGTCCAGGCCAACATCAATGCCAAGGAAGTCGTGGTCCTGGGCAAGGTCAAGGGCAACGTCACTGCCAGCGACCGGGTCGACATCCGGAATGAAGGTTCACTTGGCGGCGACGTAGTTTGCCAAAGAATTTCGATCGAAGACGGCGCATGGTTCAAGGGCTCGATTGATATTCGCAAGCCCGGCGCGAAGGAATTGGGCGGCAAAGAAGCCACCTCAATCACTGATTCGCCGCGCATGACAACGGCCACTGCATAA